From Plasmodium reichenowi strain SY57 chromosome Unknown, whole genome shotgun sequence:
TTCAATTGAACTTCCTCCTCTTTACATTCTTCTAATATCATCATATGTATCTCTATCCACattgttgttattaatTTGTTCTTTTTGTATTTCGATAACGGTTGATtagatattttatttaatgcAAGTAAGTCTTCTGGGTGTTTTCCTTGTTGATGTGCACttatatgatgatgatcatcatcataattataatcattatcatcataattataatcattatcatcataatcattatcattatcaccataatcattattataatcattatcataatcattatcattattataatcattatcataatcattatcataatcattatca
This genomic window contains:
- a CDS encoding surface-associated interspersed protein 4.1 (SURFIN 4.1); translation: WFKKLVEDYEKEVGDGVGDYDNDNDYDNDYDNDYDNDYDNDYNNDNDYDNDYNNDYGDNDNDYDDNDYNYDDNDYNYDDDHHHISAHQQGKHPEDLLALNKISNQPLSKYKKNKLITTMWIEIHMMILEECKEEEVQL